CTTTCGTATCGTACCTGATTCCAACCTGACATTCCTTAACGTCATGGTCAATGGCACAAGCAAAATATGGACCATCTTAAACATCCGCCAACCCACCAATACCGAAACATCATCAGGAATGGTGGTGACCATGACTCCCGCGGAGCAGTTCATCCTTGATGTCGTTGAGTTCCACGAAATCATCCGCCTGACGACGCAGTTCATCGGCAATCATGGGCGGCTGCGTCAAAAGAGAACTGATGACCGTCACATGTTTGCCCTGGTCCTGTACCGCTTCCACCACGCTGCGAAAATCGCCATCCCCCGAAAACAAGACCGCATGGTCATAATAGGGGGCCATCCGCAACATGCCCACGGCGATTTCAATATCCATGTTGCCCTTGGTCCGTTTGTGACCCGTCACGGGATCGACGTATTCCTTGATGGGCTTGGTGATCACGGCAAATCCGTTGTAGGCCAGCCAGTCCACCAGCGGACGAATGGGCGAATATTCCTGATCATCGCCCAGGGCAGTGTAATAGTAGGCCCGGACCAGACGGCAGCGCTTTTGAAAATAAATTAACAGCTTTTTATAGTCAAAATCAAATCCCAGCGAACGAATGGCCGCGTAAAGATTGGACCCGTCGATGAAAATGGCTGCCCGCTCATCGGTATGAAACATGATTTTCTGCCTTTCGACTCTTGGGGTTTCCCTGGATTGGACTTTGCCGGAGAATCCAGATCCGATCTCGGACATGGCGTTCAGGCCAGATTTCTGGCTCCCATCATTGGTGCGTTTCATTCTGGACTCACAGGCCCGCCAAAGAGCGGTACGTTTTCCGGCCCCCACCCATTTCCTCGATCCACCACGACCAGCCGCCGCACGGTGCAATCGACGTGATTCGTCCCGTGGGTTTGCCTGCGTGAGGAGCACATGTTCAACACACAATCCTGCTTCCGGGTCGCGAACCTGCCGATCCATTCCAGAAGCGCCGCACTGTGTTTTTTGGATTTTCCGATTGAAGAAGGCATCTTTAGTGAAAATGATGAATATTGGAGCGGGAGAAGGGATTCGAACCCTCGACGTCAACCTTGGCAAGGTTGCACTCTACCCCTGAGTTACTCCCGCACAAATACAAGTTATCAAATAAATTGCCACCCTCATCGGAGGATCAATCCAGACACTACGTATGGTAATGGAGGCCGGGGTGGGATTTGAACCCACGAATGAAGGTTTTGCAGACCTCTGCGTTGGACCACTTCGCCACCCGGCCATGAAGTTTGGAGCGGGAGAAGGGATTCGAACCCTCGACGTCAACCTTGGCAAGGTTGCACTCTACCCCTGAGTTACTCCCGCAAACCACTCTTCCCGATCGGCATTTTGCCAAGTCCCGAAAAACTGCCGCCGACCGATTTGCTTCACTGCGCTTGGAGCAGACAATCTAATAAATTTCACGTTGCGCGTCAAGAATATTTATTCTCTTGTTTTAGTTGCTCTTTTGAATCGAAGGCCATGCTTCCACAAAATAACGGAAACCAGACCAGATGGAAAGGGTCGTTGATAAATATAAGAAAAAAAGACCCGTATGTTGCAGTGGGACGTCCAGAAGCCCGTCCTGCACAAGCAGCATGAGGATGGCGGTCATTTGGAAGCCTGTTTTCCACTTGGCCCCGCGGGAGACGAACACGGGCCGGCCCAGCCCCGCCATCCGCTCCCGTAATGCCATGACCATGACCTCTCTGGCAAGTGTTACCATCACCAGAAGCAACGGTGCCCGTTGCATGCCGACCAGAAGGACGAGGGCGGAAATGACCAGCAGTTTGTCGGCGATGGGATCGAAAAAGCGGCCAAAGCTTGTGGCCAGGCCATGTTGTCTGGCGAAATAGCCGTCGGCCCAATCGGTGAGGGCGGCCAGGCCGAAGAAGGCGGTCGATAGAATCAGACCCGTGCGACCCGGAACATAGGCACAGCCGACAAAGAACGGAATCAAGGCGATCCGTAGTGCCGTCAGGGAGTTGGGTAGATTCCAGACCATGATTCATCCGCTGTGCCATATGGAGCAGTTTATTTTTTCAAGTGTGCTTCGATGCGCCGGGCCAGTTCCGGGGATATGCCCTCGACGGTGGTCAGGGCCTCGGGTCCTGCCTCGCCAATGGCCCGGACCGAACCGAAGTGACGCAAAAGCGCTTTCTTTTTTTTCGGGCCGA
This DNA window, taken from Magnetococcales bacterium, encodes the following:
- a CDS encoding NYN domain-containing protein; the protein is MFHTDERAAIFIDGSNLYAAIRSLGFDFDYKKLLIYFQKRCRLVRAYYYTALGDDQEYSPIRPLVDWLAYNGFAVITKPIKEYVDPVTGHKRTKGNMDIEIAVGMLRMAPYYDHAVLFSGDGDFRSVVEAVQDQGKHVTVISSLLTQPPMIADELRRQADDFVELNDIKDELLRGSHGHHHS
- the pgsA gene encoding CDP-diacylglycerol--glycerol-3-phosphate 3-phosphatidyltransferase — encoded protein: MVWNLPNSLTALRIALIPFFVGCAYVPGRTGLILSTAFFGLAALTDWADGYFARQHGLATSFGRFFDPIADKLLVISALVLLVGMQRAPLLLVMVTLAREVMVMALRERMAGLGRPVFVSRGAKWKTGFQMTAILMLLVQDGLLDVPLQHTGLFFLYLSTTLSIWSGFRYFVEAWPSIQKSN